The Plasmodium cynomolgi strain B DNA, chromosome 5, whole genome shotgun sequence genome segment ACTGTCTGGGGTGGCTAAGAGGTAGGAAGGCTTTGTTACGCGTTCCTGTACTggctcattttttgcatggTGGTTGTTTggctctctctttttttttggtgcatcACTTTTGTGTGGActtttaaaaggggaaaatggcTCCCCGTTTGTAGGACCCCCGTTCGCAGGACCCCTTTTAAAGCCTCTGCTAACCCCCCTGCTAATCCACCTGCTAACCCCCCTGCAAACCCCCCCGTAAAAACCGCTAGTTAGCGCAAGCTGCAACATGTGCGTATCCACATGACGGTTGAAGGGCCCCCTTCTTGCTTCCACCCAGTTGGTGTTCCTcataaagtaaaaagaaatgataTAGTCcaggaaaaatttaaaaaggcactttctgatttttttattatatatgtaatttttattttgtcgtaaattttttatcaatgttttattttcactaCATGTTAACTCtatccataattttttacttttatgttTACTCATTTGGATAATTATGCacattttcctatttttgtaaaatatttttttcacttttttttttgtgttttgtTTATGTCTGCTTATCACTCTGTTGTGCACAATGGCAATCTTGAAAAAGTCGTTTACTTCGTTTTTGTCCATTCGACATGCTGTTCGTAGGGGTCCGCGGGCAGGTTCCCCCCCCTCAACGTCCTTCTCTAAGCAGTTTAGTGGTGAAAAATGGGACTTTCAATAGGTAACTGTCAATGAGGGTGTGAAACGgatgggaaagaaaaaaaaaaaaaaaaaaaaaacggaaaaaggggagataCACTTTTTgtgtccccccccctcccgtTGTTTATCCGCTTCGAAGAAAGACTGCCACGaaatgcatgtatatgttcaCACACTTTTTGCACATGCGTCATGTATGCGAATTCGCGTGTGCGGGAGTGAGTAGAAGTGACGTTATCAGGTGTATTGATGCTGACGGTGGCTTATGCTGAGACGCAAAAGGGGACGCCCCCCTCTGGAACGCCTGTTGCAAGCTGTCACACACTCGGTTTGTTCACTTGCGGATTTGTTTTCTCAACTTACCCAGGTTGGTCATCTCCCTACCAGTTTTGCCTAAGGGTGGATCCCTACTCTGGAGCAATGTTCCTCCAACTCTGCTCAGGATAGCTGTCCCCTCGTTCCGCACTTTCGTTTCCAACCGACCAATGGTATTCAAATAAGAACACAAGGGGGACGTATCTATGCTCATATGCGATTTGAACGTCTTGTAGTTCCTTAGAAGTTGGGGGCGAGAAGAAATGATGGCGTCTTCTTCATCGGTAAATGGAGAATCTTTGTTAGGTCTTGAGTACCCCTCCGTTTGATGAGGCAAAATATGTGCTTCCTTGTTGGTACTCGTTCCGCTTGGTATCGATTTGAACTCTAAGTGGGAATTTGAGTCTGCGCGTGAGGTCTGCGAGGAGTTACCCGACGATGTGGTGGGCGATGTGGCCGGCGATGTGGCCGGCGATGTGGTCGGCGATGTGGCGGGCGACGTGACTGGCGACGTGGCTGCCAAGTTGGCACCGCAAAAATGCGAGGCGGAGTGCTCCCCAGACTGGACACTGGAGCGGTCCCGCAAATCCGAGGAGCTTGTTTTCCGCCGGTTCGTGTTATACTTCCTAAATATATTGCTACCCCCCCGTGTTGTCCCCCCTTCAGGAGCCAGCTTCTTAAATCTATACACATACTCACTTAGCGAGTTTACGCGCTTATACGGATTTAgctgttcactttttatgGAGGTACACGAATCGTTTGTGGACGTTTTGGCTGAACCCCAACCTAAGAAGCTATTCGATTGCTTTTCTACGCCACTGGATGTATGGGACACGTTAGAAGCGTGTGCTGATCCCCCCATGGGGCAAGgcctttcatttttccccacccctTTGGTACCCAGGTTTAGGGAAAACAGCTTCACCAATTTGTCGTTGCTCATTGTGTGCATGCGTAACGGAGgggtggtgaaaaaaaaggaagtaggTCTAAAGTGCGAAGCAGCTGCAGGGGGGTAGCACAATGGCGGCAAATAACTTCCGAACGGGCAGAACGGCGGCAAACAAACCGCTGACCGGGAGAAGTAACACAAACAAGCTGCTGACCGGGAGAAGTAAAACAAACAACCTGCTGATCGGGAGAAGTAAGACAAACAAGCTGCTCATTTACCAACCTGacgaaatataaaaaaaaaactttgaaAACAAATCAAGGTGAATATTTTAAGCTCATGCGATCATTCCCATTTGGGCGTCCAGATAAAGAGGTCCTTTTCCagggaataaaattttgtcacACTAAGCACAGCGgtagaacagaaaaaaaagaactcgGGGGGGgttacacacacatgcgcaTATTCAGAAGGAACAAATACGTTAAGCCGAAGGGACGAGTTCAAAATTAATTGTAGGGAAGTGAATGAACACTTAGACACGGTGGAGGTTCCATTAGGACGTTTTTTCCTGCCACGTAAATGTAGGAACATTTTCATGATAGGTGTAACTCTTGTATTGGTCGTTTTCCCTTCCCACGTGTTCGACCGTTGAGTTGATGGAAACGAAATAAACGCGCcatgggaaaaaggggaattgCCCCCACCCTGCTAACAGCTTAAGATATACCCTTTTGATGTAGCATATAAAGTGCTAAAATGTAGGTGGCAATTTTAGCAACCAGGACTTTAAACCTTTTGGCATGAATTggttgcatatttttacatcatCTGCGTGGTTAGGAAGTGAACACATCCCGTTGTGCCAAATGAGCGgcttttattcttttttgtttttgtttaaatcAGTCGTGCCGCTACTTTCACCTGAACGggtcatacattttttacacctgTTTCTAAGCCGCCCCGCACACACATTTGCCGCTCAAAAATTGCGTCTaccttttgcctttttatcTGATGGCCCTACTACTGCCACTGCcactgctactactactgctattactactactgctattactactactgctattactactactgctattactactactgctattactactactgctacaactactactacttccttttccttattctgctttttttttttttttcctaatttttctttttaattatttattcgtccttgtaaagaaaataaattcttatatattggatgaaaaaaaaaaaaaaatttagaaaaacagatttttcattaaatgaATATGTTAAGTGCTtggcatgtaaaaaaaaaaaaaaggggaaaataaaaatggaataaataaaatataaagggtaaaaatgggatatataaaatatacctGATATAAtgtggtgaaaaaatgtgGGTGGGTAAAATaacattataatttaaagTTAAAAGGGGAATGCGTGAAGGCGTAACGATGTAAAGGCGTAACGGCGTAAAGGCTTAACGGTGTAAAGGCGTAACGGCGTAAAGGCGGTGGAAATTTTGGGGGGTTAAAATTTCGCTTCTCATTACTTGGTTCGTTATCTCTGGTATGTGTTGCACAAGGGTGTAGGGGCACACCAATGTGCGCGTGTGCGttcataaatatacatatgagCACACATGCCAACGCACATGCGCAGTCGTATGTGTATTTATGCACGTTGCGTACGCGGCAGGTAGGCGTCGGCCTGCACACACGTCTGCATATGAGCCGCATATACTACCGCACATACTTCTGCATAAGAGTCGCATATACTTCAGCACACACGTCTGCATATACACCCGCATGAGCGCCACCTTCCGCCGCCGCCGCGTGCGCCCACACACACATCCACATCCACGTACACTTAAACATACACTTAAACATAAACATAAGCATAAGCATGAACACACGCACAGGCAGAGGCATGAGGGCACAGCGCGaacacatataaataagAACGCACAAGCACATGCACACGTGTATGTACACGTGGAGATGTACAGGTGCTCacttatgcatatgcatacgcaCGTGCGCACACGATATATGTTACACCATCTTTCCACGCAGATTTACGGTATACGGTTTACGTCCTTGAAATGAGTGC includes the following:
- a CDS encoding hypothetical protein (putative), coding for MSNDKLVKLFSLNLGTKGVGKNERPCPMGGSAHASNVSHTSSGVEKQSNSFLGWGSAKTSTNDSCTSIKSEQLNPYKRVNSLSEYVYRFKKLAPEGGTTRGGSNIFRKYNTNRRKTSSSDLRDRSSVHHVASHVARHIADHIAGHIAGHIAHHIVGNYKTFKSHMSIDTSPLCSYLNTIGRLETKVRNEGTAILSRVGGTLLQSRDPPLGKTGREMTNLGKLRKQIRK